GGGGGCCAGGAGGCCGTGAACCTGAAGGTGGCCGAGAAGGCCGTCGAGGCCTATGCCCAGCTGGCGCGCACGAACAACACGATGATCGTGCCGGGCAACATGAGCGAGGTGTCGTCGCTGATCGGCACGGCCATGACCCTGATCCAGCGCGGTGGGCCGCACACGCCGCCCAAGGCCTGACCGCCCTCACCTCCACGCAACGCCAAGACCATGTCTGCCATCGACCTCGTGCCCGGCCGCAACGTGCTGGGCGGCCCGCTGCGGGCCTGCTCTTACGATCCGTTGACCGGCTACTTCCGGGACGGCTGCTGCCGCACCCGGCCCGACGACACCGGCCTGCACGTGGTGTGCTGTCGCGTCACGGCCGAGTTTCTGGCGTTCTCGATGAAACGGGGAAATGACCTGTCGACGCCCCGCCCCGAATGGCGTTTTGCCGGTCTGCAGCCGGGCCAGCGCTGGTGTCTGTGCGCCAATCGCTGGCTGGAAGCGTGGCAGGCCGGCGTGGCCCCGCCGGTGGCCCTGGAAGCCACCCATGAAAAGGCACTGGAGGTGATCCCGCTGGAGGCCCTGAAAGCGCATGCGCTCGAGCCCCAGCAGCACCGCGATCAGGACTGATCGGCTTCTTCGCCGACCGCGCCACCTGCCACGCTGCCCGCCAGAGCCAGCAGCGCACGCAGGCCATCCTCGTCGAGGATGGACACCCCCAGGCTCTGCGCCTTCTCGAGCTTGCTGCCGGCCTCCGCGCCGGCCACGACGTGATGCGTCTTCTTCGAGACCGAGCCGGCGACCTTGCCCCCCGCCGCTTCGATCAGGGCCTTGGCCTCATCGCGGCTGAGCGTGGGCAGCGTTCCCGTCAGCACAAAGGTCTGCCCTGACAGCGGCAGGCTGGCCGGGTCGGCCGCCGGCTCGTGCTCGGGCCAGGTCACACCGCACGCACGCAGTTGCTCCACCACCTCGCGGTTGTGCGCCTGGTCGAAGAAGGTGCGGATGCTGTGTGCCACCACCGGGCCCACGTCGCGTACCTCCAGCAACTGCGCCTCGGTGGCGTCCATGATGCGGTCGATGCCGCCGAAATGGCGTGCCAGGTCTTTCGCCGTGGCCTCGCCCACGTGGCGGATGCCCAGGCCGAACAGAAAACGCGGCAAGGTCGTGTGCTTGCTCTTTTCCAGCGCGTCCACCAGGTTCTGCGCGCTCTTGGTCGCCATGCGGTCCAGCGCGGCCAGCTTCATCAGGCCGAGCTTGTACAGCTCGGGCAGCGTGCGGACCAGACCGCCATCGACCAGCTGGTCCACCAGCTTGTCACCGAGGCCCTCGATGTCCACGGCGCGGCGCTGGGCAAAGTGCAGCAGCGCCTGCTTGCGCTGCGCGGCGCAGAACAGGCCACCTGAGCAGCGGTGATCCACCTCGGCGCGTTCGCGCACCACATCGCTGCCGCACACCGGGCAGTGCGCGGGCATGCGGAAGTTGGGCACGTAGGCCGGGCGCTCGCCGGCCACGACGCCCACCACTTCCGGGATGACGTCGCCGGCGCGTCGCACGATCACCGTGTCACCCACGCGCACGCGCTTGCGGCGCAACTCGAACAGGTTGTGCAGCGTCGCGTTGGTGACCGTCACGCCGCCGACAAACACGGGCTTCAAGCGCGCCACCGGGGTCAGCTTGCCCGTGCGGCCCACTTGGATGTCGATGCCTTCGACCTGGGTGAGCTGCTCTTGTGCGGGGTACTTGTGGGCCACGGCCCAGCGTGGTTCGCGGGTCACGAAACCGAGTCGGGCCTGCAAGGCCAGGCTGTTGACCTTGTAGACCACACCGTCGATGTCGAAGGGCAGGCCGTCGCGCCGCGCCCCGATGGCCTGGTGAAAGGCAACGAGGCCAGCTGCGCCTTGCGCCACGGTACGCTCGCTGCTGACCGGCAGGCCCCACGCAGCCAGTGCATCCAGCACACCACTGTGCGTGGCCGGCATGTCCCAGCCCTGGACCTCACCCAGTCCATAGGCGAAGAAGCTCAATGGGCGGCGGGCGGCGATGCCCGGATCCAGCTGGCGGACGGCGCCGGCCGCCGCATTGCGCGGGTTCACGAAGGTCTTGTCGCCGTGTTCGCGTTGCCGGGCGTTCAGGGTCTCGAAGTCGTCACGGCGCATGTAGACCTCGCCGCGCACCTCCAGCACCGCTGGCGCGCCCTCGCCTTTCAGGCGCAGCGGAATCTGTCGGATGGTGCGGATGTTCTGTGTGACGTCTTCGCCTGTCTCACCATCGCCGCGTGTGGCCGCGCGCACCAGCACGCCCTGCTCATAGCGCAGGTTGATGGCCAGCCCGTCGAACTTCAGCTCGGCGGCGTACTCGACGGCCGGTGCTTCATCAGGCAGCTCCAACTCGCGCCGCACACGGCCATCGAAGGCCTCGGCGCCGGTTGCCTCGGTGTCGGTCTCGGTGCGGATGGACAGCATGGGCACCGCGTGGCGCACCGGCGTGAAGCCCTCCAGCACCTTGCCCAGCACGCGTTGCGTCGGTGAATCGAATGTGCGCAGCTCGGGGTAGGTTTCCTCCAGCGTCTGCAACGCCTGGAAGAGCCGGTCGTATTCCGCGTCGGGAATGGCCGGTTCGTCCAGCACGTAATAGCGGTGCGCGTGCTCGTGCAACTGCGCGCGCAGCGTGGCAGCCTGCTCGGCCGGCGTGGGCAGGTCGTCGCCGGGCGGGGCCGTCGGAGCGCCGCCGGACACGTTGGATTGCGACATGGCGCCTCCAGTCAGCTGAACAGGCGGCGTGCGGCGGCCGATCCGGCGCCAAGGTCGCGCGCGGCAAGCGCCTCGTACAGGCGGGTCAGCTCGCCTTCAATCGAGGCGAATGCGGCCGGTGAGAACGGCTGGCCCTGGTCGTCGGCCATGACGGCATCCAGCGCCATGGAAAGGGCTTCGCCCGCGGCGCACCAAGCCCTGAACGGCGTCTGTTCCGGCGCGGTCTGGGGCACGTCGAAGGCCAGCAGCAGTTCCCGCAGCGCGGCCTGGTCAGGGTCTTCTGCAAAGGCTACCTGGGCGTCGAACTGGAGCGTCAGAACCGGGGGAGCACCCTCTTCGTTGCCGGGCAACACGAGCCGGCCGGGCAGCGAGCCGGGCAGGAATCCGTGACGCGCCGCTTGTTGCTGCACGTAACCCACCGACCACGCGCTGCCGCGGGCATACAAGCGCATGGCGAGTTGTGCGTCGTGCGCGCCGGCAAAGGCGTCCAGCTCCTTGGCCCGCGCGACGACGTCCAGCATGTCCGGGAACTCGACCGCGCCGCTCAGCGCGTCGGCCATCGCCTGGATCTTCTGCACGAACTCGGAATACTCGATCTCGTTGAGGCCGCCGGTGCGGTTGGCCAGCAGCACGCCAGCCTGCAGCTCGGCGTACGTCACGCCGGCCTGAGGTGCCTCCCACTCACCGCAATCGGCGCGCAGCGCCTCGATCAGCACGGGCTTGCTGCCCGCACGGCGCGTGGTCGGCACGTGCAGCAGGATGTGATCGCCGCTCATCGGTGCGTCGATGGTGATGGTCGCAATGGCGTCCACCAGGGCATCCAGGTGCACGTGTCCTCGCTTGAGCGGCGGCACCGTGCCGGGCGCTGCGGGCAGGTCCAACGGCTGCGTGGGCAGGTCGTCGCCCAGCGTCGGTTCACCGGGCAGGCCGGCCTGGGTGTCTACCGGCTCGACGGCGGCACGGCGCGGCTGCCGGGCGGCCAGTTTGCGCGACTGCCAGGTGCTGTGGATGAGGAAGACCGCCAGCACGACGCCGCCGAGAATCGCCAGATACAGGGTGAGGGAAGAGTTCATGAGGGTCCTCAGGCTTGGGCCATGCCCAGTGCCGCTTCCATGTCGACGGCCACGATGCGCGAGACGCCTTGCTCCTGCATGGTCACGCCCACCAGTTGCTCGGCCATCTCCATCGCGATCTTGTTGTGCGAGATGAACAGGAACTGGGTGCCGCTGGACATGCTCTTGACCAGGCGGGCGTAACGTTCGGTGTTGGCGTCGTCCAGCGGCGCATCGACTTCGTCGAGCAGGCAGAACGGGGCGGGGTTGAGCTGGAAGATGGCGAACACCAGGGCGATGGCGGTCAGCGCCTTCTCGCCACCGGAGAGCAGGTGGATGGTGCTGTTCTTCTTGCCCGGCGGGTGGGCCATGACCTGCACGCCGGCATCGAGGATCTCGTCGCCGGTCATGACCAGTTTGGCACTGCCTCCACCGAACAGGCTGGGGAACATGCGCCCGAAGTGTTCGTTGACGGTGTTGAAGGTAGAGCCCAGCAGGTCACGGGTCTCCAGGTCGATCTTGTGAATGGCGTCCTCGAGCGTCTGGATGGCGTCCATCAGGTCGGCCATCTGCGAATCGAGGAAGCCCTTGCGCTCGCGGGCGGCGGTCAGCTCTTCCAGCGCGGCCAGGTTGACGGCACCCAGCGCATTGATCTCGCGCTGGATCCGGTCGATCTCGGTCTGCAGGCCGTAGAGCTTGACGCCATCGCGCTCGATGCCTTCGGCCAGCACGGCCAGGTCGACACCGGCGGCGTTGAGCTGCTCCATGAACTGTGCGCCACCCAGCGAGGCCGCCTGCAATTCGAGCTGCAGCTTGGTGATCTCGTCGCGCAGCGGTTGCAGGCTGCGTTCGAAGCCCATGCGTTGCTCGTCGGCACGGCGAAGCTGCGCGGACAGGTCGTCGTAATGCTGGCGTGCCGCACCGAGCGCCTTTTCCTTTTCCACACGCACCGCCAGCGCCTCATCCAGCCCGGCGCTGGCCGTCGACTCACTGAGCTTCGCGAGCTCGTCGTTCAGCTGTGCGGCAGACGCCTCGTTGGCGGCAATCTGCTGACGGGCGGTTTCGATGCCGCGCTGCAGTTCACCGCGGCGCGCCACCATCGACCGGGCGCTGAACTGCGCCTCCTGAGCCTGGCGCTCGAGCGTACGGGCCTGCTCGCGCGCCTGCGACAGCTTGCGCTCTGCTTCGATCACGCTCTCTTCCAGCTGCGCGTGCTTTTCCTGGGCCTCACCCAGGCTGACGTCGAGCTCCTCGAAGCGGGCCTCGCCGGTGGCGCGGCGTTCCTGCAGCTCGTCGAGCTGCGCGTCGATCTCGGTCAGTTCTTCGGTGATCTGCCCGCGCCGGCTCGATGTCTGCTCGGCCTGTTGCGTCAACCGCAACACCTCGACCTGGAGGGCGTGCGTGCGCTGCTGCGCTTCGCTCGTTTCACGCCGGGACACGGCCAGGCGTTGCGAGGCGTCGGTGTAGGCCGCTTCGGCACGGATCAGCGCAGCCCGGGCATCGTCCCCCATCAGCGCCTGAGCCTTGACCTGCTTGTCGAGGTTCTCGATTTCCTGGGCGCGCGCCAGCATGCCGGCCTGCTCGGAGTCCGGCGCATAGAACGTGACGGCGAACTGGCTCACGGCATGACCGGCCCGCGTCAGGATCAGCTCGCCATGGGTCAGTTTGCTGCGGCTGGCCAGCGCCTCTTCCAGGCTGGCGGCGGTGTAGACGCCCTCCAGCCAGTCGTTCATCATCGCCTTCAGGCCCGGCTCGGTCAGGCGCAGCAGGTCACTCAGACGGGGCAAGGTGGCGTGGGTGTTCGCAATCTCGTCCGACGGCAGGCTGTAGAACGCCAGGCGTGCGGGTGGCGCATCCTGCTCGAACGCGCGCACGGTCTCGACCCGACCGACCTCGAGCGCCGACAGACGTTCGCGCAAGGCCGCTTCCAGGGCGTTCTCCCAACCGGGCTCGATGTGCACGCGGGTCCACAACCCGGGCAAGCCATCCAGCCCGTGCTTGGCCAGCCAGGGTTTGAGCTTGCCCTCG
This is a stretch of genomic DNA from Aquabacterium olei. It encodes these proteins:
- a CDS encoding DUF2237 family protein; the protein is MSAIDLVPGRNVLGGPLRACSYDPLTGYFRDGCCRTRPDDTGLHVVCCRVTAEFLAFSMKRGNDLSTPRPEWRFAGLQPGQRWCLCANRWLEAWQAGVAPPVALEATHEKALEVIPLEALKAHALEPQQHRDQD
- the ligA gene encoding NAD-dependent DNA ligase LigA, whose translation is MSQSNVSGGAPTAPPGDDLPTPAEQAATLRAQLHEHAHRYYVLDEPAIPDAEYDRLFQALQTLEETYPELRTFDSPTQRVLGKVLEGFTPVRHAVPMLSIRTETDTEATGAEAFDGRVRRELELPDEAPAVEYAAELKFDGLAINLRYEQGVLVRAATRGDGETGEDVTQNIRTIRQIPLRLKGEGAPAVLEVRGEVYMRRDDFETLNARQREHGDKTFVNPRNAAAGAVRQLDPGIAARRPLSFFAYGLGEVQGWDMPATHSGVLDALAAWGLPVSSERTVAQGAAGLVAFHQAIGARRDGLPFDIDGVVYKVNSLALQARLGFVTREPRWAVAHKYPAQEQLTQVEGIDIQVGRTGKLTPVARLKPVFVGGVTVTNATLHNLFELRRKRVRVGDTVIVRRAGDVIPEVVGVVAGERPAYVPNFRMPAHCPVCGSDVVRERAEVDHRCSGGLFCAAQRKQALLHFAQRRAVDIEGLGDKLVDQLVDGGLVRTLPELYKLGLMKLAALDRMATKSAQNLVDALEKSKHTTLPRFLFGLGIRHVGEATAKDLARHFGGIDRIMDATEAQLLEVRDVGPVVAHSIRTFFDQAHNREVVEQLRACGVTWPEHEPAADPASLPLSGQTFVLTGTLPTLSRDEAKALIEAAGGKVAGSVSKKTHHVVAGAEAGSKLEKAQSLGVSILDEDGLRALLALAGSVAGGAVGEEADQS
- a CDS encoding cell division protein FtsZ, giving the protein MNSSLTLYLAILGGVVLAVFLIHSTWQSRKLAARQPRRAAVEPVDTQAGLPGEPTLGDDLPTQPLDLPAAPGTVPPLKRGHVHLDALVDAIATITIDAPMSGDHILLHVPTTRRAGSKPVLIEALRADCGEWEAPQAGVTYAELQAGVLLANRTGGLNEIEYSEFVQKIQAMADALSGAVEFPDMLDVVARAKELDAFAGAHDAQLAMRLYARGSAWSVGYVQQQAARHGFLPGSLPGRLVLPGNEEGAPPVLTLQFDAQVAFAEDPDQAALRELLLAFDVPQTAPEQTPFRAWCAAGEALSMALDAVMADDQGQPFSPAAFASIEGELTRLYEALAARDLGAGSAAARRLFS
- the smc gene encoding chromosome segregation protein SMC, which produces MRLNSIKLSGFKSFAEHTHFQLPGQLVGVVGPNGCGKSNIMDAVRWVLGESKASELRGESMQDVIFNGSGNRKPASRASVELVFSNESGRAGGQWNQFAEIAVKRVLTRDGTSSYYINNQPVRRRDVQDVFLGTGLGPRAYAIIGQGTISRIIESRPEELRLFLEEAAGVSKYKERRRETENRLKDTRENLTRVEDILRELNNNLERLERQAEVASRYHGLQEQGTLKLHQLWFLKHRDATSEESRIRLAVAEATNALEARMAELRSVEAELEHVRQDHYASSDALHVAQGALADANLEVSRLEERIRYVVEGRQRTEQRLAELKAHNDQWAERAAAAEIELEELAEKMMAAEEQAEILAAQAEELAGNVPALEDAVRAATQRANAQRGAAQQVQQQIQLLAAESRSIDEQTRQFNMRRERLVAERQNLTSTDDARLHELKAQLDEGQEALAVLEARLGDLTDTVPTLDEQRKARQNEANAQAARQAELAARLEALKALQEKVQTEGKLKPWLAKHGLDGLPGLWTRVHIEPGWENALEAALRERLSALEVGRVETVRAFEQDAPPARLAFYSLPSDEIANTHATLPRLSDLLRLTEPGLKAMMNDWLEGVYTAASLEEALASRSKLTHGELILTRAGHAVSQFAVTFYAPDSEQAGMLARAQEIENLDKQVKAQALMGDDARAALIRAEAAYTDASQRLAVSRRETSEAQQRTHALQVEVLRLTQQAEQTSSRRGQITEELTEIDAQLDELQERRATGEARFEELDVSLGEAQEKHAQLEESVIEAERKLSQAREQARTLERQAQEAQFSARSMVARRGELQRGIETARQQIAANEASAAQLNDELAKLSESTASAGLDEALAVRVEKEKALGAARQHYDDLSAQLRRADEQRMGFERSLQPLRDEITKLQLELQAASLGGAQFMEQLNAAGVDLAVLAEGIERDGVKLYGLQTEIDRIQREINALGAVNLAALEELTAARERKGFLDSQMADLMDAIQTLEDAIHKIDLETRDLLGSTFNTVNEHFGRMFPSLFGGGSAKLVMTGDEILDAGVQVMAHPPGKKNSTIHLLSGGEKALTAIALVFAIFQLNPAPFCLLDEVDAPLDDANTERYARLVKSMSSGTQFLFISHNKIAMEMAEQLVGVTMQEQGVSRIVAVDMEAALGMAQA